A genomic window from Parvularcula sp. LCG005 includes:
- a CDS encoding circularly permuted type 2 ATP-grasp protein, with translation MITDGESRAPYARVSQWLDRTGHDKLSHHQALAKKLFRKAGITFQVYTEKGDPERLIPFDVIPRVFSSSEWRTIDNGVKQRANALNAFLRDIYGEQEIIKAGIIPRSLVENNEAFEPVMVGFKPPHGIYSHIIGTDIVRTGENDFFVLEDNCRVPSGVSYMLETRESMVRMFPELFAENRVLPVDDYSEALLRMMKSVAGPHAPANPRAVVLTPGHFNSAYYEHSFLADEMGIPLVEGADLMVEDQRVYVRTTEGRQQVDVIYRRLDDAFLDPLVFRKDSMLGVPGLMDAYLNGGVTLVNAPGAGVADDKAIYCFVPDMIKFYLGEEAILPNVETHRCADPDSLAYVLDNLDQLVVKEVHGSGGYGMLIGPRASREEIETFREKLKKHPSNYIAQPTLSLSTCPTLVEDGVAPRHVDLRPFCLTGNGVSHLSKGGLTRVALPEGSLVVNSSQGGGVKDTWVVDDDYGQSQIQRQSQ, from the coding sequence ATGATCACCGACGGCGAATCCCGGGCTCCGTATGCTCGCGTCAGTCAATGGCTGGATCGAACCGGGCACGACAAGCTCTCACACCATCAGGCGTTGGCTAAGAAGCTGTTTCGCAAAGCCGGCATCACGTTCCAAGTGTATACTGAGAAAGGTGATCCTGAACGGCTCATTCCTTTCGACGTCATTCCGCGCGTGTTCTCCTCGTCAGAGTGGCGAACGATCGACAACGGCGTCAAACAGCGCGCCAATGCGCTGAACGCTTTCCTGCGCGACATCTATGGCGAGCAGGAGATCATCAAGGCCGGGATCATTCCGCGCAGCCTGGTCGAAAATAACGAAGCGTTTGAGCCTGTCATGGTCGGCTTCAAACCACCCCACGGGATCTACAGCCATATTATCGGTACAGACATTGTCCGCACGGGGGAGAATGATTTCTTCGTCCTGGAAGACAATTGCCGCGTGCCCTCCGGCGTCTCCTACATGCTGGAAACCCGTGAGAGCATGGTCCGCATGTTCCCCGAGCTCTTTGCCGAGAACCGGGTACTGCCCGTCGACGACTACAGCGAAGCCCTGCTTCGCATGATGAAGTCGGTAGCCGGTCCCCATGCCCCCGCCAATCCGCGTGCCGTTGTCCTGACGCCCGGCCACTTCAACAGCGCCTATTACGAGCATTCTTTCCTGGCCGACGAGATGGGCATTCCCCTTGTCGAGGGCGCAGATCTCATGGTCGAAGACCAGCGGGTCTATGTGCGGACCACGGAAGGACGCCAGCAGGTCGACGTGATTTACCGCCGCCTCGATGACGCGTTTCTGGATCCCCTCGTGTTCCGCAAGGATTCCATGCTCGGCGTCCCTGGCCTGATGGATGCCTATCTGAATGGCGGCGTGACCCTGGTGAACGCGCCGGGCGCCGGTGTCGCTGATGACAAGGCAATCTATTGCTTCGTCCCGGACATGATCAAATTCTACCTCGGCGAAGAGGCGATCCTGCCGAATGTCGAAACTCATCGGTGTGCTGATCCCGACAGTCTGGCTTATGTCCTCGACAATCTCGATCAGCTGGTGGTCAAGGAAGTCCACGGCTCCGGCGGGTACGGCATGTTGATCGGCCCCCGCGCGAGCCGCGAGGAAATCGAGACATTCCGCGAGAAGCTCAAAAAGCATCCATCCAACTATATCGCCCAGCCGACGCTGTCGCTGTCGACTTGTCCCACACTGGTGGAGGATGGGGTTGCACCGCGCCACGTCGACCTTCGCCCGTTCTGCCTGACCGGCAACGGCGTCAGCCATCTCAGCAAGGGCGGCCTGACGCGGGTCGCGCTGCCCGAGGGCTCGCTCGTCGTGAACTCCAGCCAAGGCGGCGGCGTCAAGGACACTTGGGTCGTCGATGACGACTACGGACAATCACAAATTCAGAGGCAGAGCCAATGA
- a CDS encoding HAD-IIIC family phosphatase, whose translation MAAAKTSIAAPVIAATFTVEPVLEAIDFWRRKLVLPDGAIAVPYGQLLADGLNPQGLLAQHAGPRVVLVRLSDIGNDRDVLYSVLSNVGQEKPLALLLCPEADGSMPDIEAWPDGVEAINVAELMTAYGVDQVADPMADEAGHVPYTPEAMAVLGTGIARWLDRLRRPPLKMIAVDADQTLWRGVLGEDGANGVRLSPQDSALQSTLRENAAQGRILSLCTKNDRSDIDDIFRQRTDFALRSDDFLDIRADWQAKPDNLAEGLSRFGVGQDAVLFLDDNPVEIAAMRAALPGVMSVTVPEGEPAFARHVWPLDPVPVTEEDERRTDRYRQETKRQAAMTAAPSLSDFFETLELDIIIEPAMATDCPRIAQLTERTNQFNASLIRCSEADISSRQASNTDFLYTVTVRDRFGDYGLVGVVGGRAKQDSFLCDLFLLSCRALGRGVEHQMLTLLGQCAADAGLNEIVIVAVEGPRNTPVRRFLAAWSNSSAEDQYSLSQEMALDCRFEPGQAVPVTDMSAPIYEGGAPPDIYDWIANEMTTGHAIVEAMAAAYRPRPTFQHGYVAPGPGAMSVVTAIWEDVLRIRPIGVRDSFTELGGRSIQLLQVQAGLVKWLGRPVEITSLFRYSTVEELVNALTQGGHPEQPASHRAERVRQSTSRLAARRRTLREVS comes from the coding sequence GTGGCTGCAGCAAAGACATCAATCGCGGCGCCTGTAATTGCGGCGACCTTTACGGTGGAGCCGGTGCTCGAGGCGATCGATTTCTGGCGACGCAAACTGGTGCTGCCCGATGGCGCGATCGCTGTGCCCTATGGTCAGTTGCTGGCCGATGGGCTGAACCCGCAGGGCCTGCTCGCGCAACATGCGGGCCCGCGCGTCGTGCTCGTGCGGCTCTCCGACATTGGGAATGATCGCGACGTATTGTATTCCGTCCTGTCGAACGTCGGCCAGGAAAAGCCCCTTGCCCTTCTCCTGTGTCCTGAAGCCGATGGAAGCATGCCCGATATTGAGGCTTGGCCAGACGGCGTTGAGGCGATCAATGTGGCGGAGCTGATGACGGCTTACGGTGTCGATCAGGTAGCAGACCCGATGGCTGATGAGGCTGGGCATGTCCCCTACACCCCGGAGGCAATGGCGGTCCTCGGGACCGGCATTGCGCGCTGGCTCGATCGGTTGCGGCGTCCGCCGTTGAAGATGATCGCAGTGGATGCCGACCAGACCCTCTGGCGAGGTGTGCTTGGTGAGGATGGGGCCAACGGCGTGCGTTTGTCGCCACAGGATTCAGCGCTGCAGAGCACATTGCGGGAAAACGCGGCGCAGGGCCGCATCCTGTCGCTGTGTACGAAGAACGATCGTTCTGACATCGACGACATCTTCCGTCAGCGTACGGATTTCGCTCTTCGCAGCGACGATTTTCTTGATATCCGCGCAGACTGGCAGGCCAAGCCGGATAATCTGGCCGAAGGCCTGAGCCGGTTTGGTGTGGGTCAGGATGCGGTCCTGTTTCTCGACGACAATCCGGTAGAAATCGCTGCCATGCGGGCCGCTTTGCCCGGTGTGATGAGTGTCACCGTGCCAGAAGGAGAGCCCGCCTTTGCGCGGCATGTGTGGCCACTCGATCCCGTCCCCGTCACGGAAGAAGATGAGCGGCGAACCGATCGCTACAGGCAGGAGACCAAGCGACAGGCGGCAATGACCGCCGCGCCGTCACTATCAGATTTTTTTGAGACGCTTGAGCTCGATATTATCATTGAACCGGCGATGGCCACCGATTGCCCTCGCATCGCGCAACTTACGGAACGGACGAACCAGTTCAACGCCAGCCTGATCCGGTGCAGTGAAGCGGACATTTCTTCCCGCCAGGCCAGCAATACTGATTTTCTGTACACGGTCACGGTCCGCGACCGGTTCGGCGACTACGGACTTGTCGGTGTGGTCGGCGGTCGGGCCAAGCAGGACAGTTTTCTATGTGACCTGTTCCTGCTGAGCTGTCGTGCTCTTGGGCGCGGTGTTGAACACCAGATGCTGACCCTGTTGGGCCAGTGTGCTGCTGACGCCGGTCTGAACGAGATCGTCATTGTCGCCGTCGAGGGCCCGCGCAACACGCCGGTTCGCCGCTTTTTGGCGGCCTGGTCCAATAGCAGCGCAGAGGATCAATACAGTCTGTCACAGGAGATGGCTTTGGACTGCCGGTTTGAGCCGGGGCAGGCGGTGCCGGTGACGGACATGAGCGCGCCAATCTATGAAGGCGGGGCGCCCCCTGATATTTACGACTGGATCGCCAATGAGATGACCACCGGTCATGCGATCGTTGAGGCCATGGCCGCCGCTTATCGTCCCCGACCAACTTTTCAGCACGGCTATGTCGCTCCGGGGCCAGGTGCCATGTCGGTTGTCACCGCGATCTGGGAGGATGTGCTGCGTATACGGCCAATCGGTGTGCGGGATTCTTTCACGGAACTTGGCGGACGGTCTATCCAGCTGCTCCAAGTCCAGGCGGGCCTCGTCAAATGGTTGGGCCGGCCTGTCGAAATTACCAGCCTGTTCCGCTATTCCACCGTCGAAGAATTGGTCAATGCGCTGACCCAGGGCGGGCATCCGGAACAACCGGCAAGCCACCGGGCTGAACGCGTCAGGCAATCGACCAGCCGCCTTGCGGCACGGCGTCGAACCCTGCGGGAGGTGTCATGA
- a CDS encoding sensor domain-containing diguanylate cyclase has protein sequence MITYPMPRFEQQKIEVLQRYKILDGSKEYDTSHIPRTVSLVFDMPMVIVALNERYRKWFKSSCNMTDEQHDILQGFCAHAQLSDAAFCVEDARDEEYFAREEAVQGDPNVVFFAGAPLRNPDGIRFGTLCLIDQRPRTLDAMQMNILNSFAAMLSQDICLRSAGRYALADLIETEKDKSDLYGLAMTDSLTGALNRRAFFRFSEREMSRTRRYNLDMCVMMLDIDFFKKVNDVHGHNAGDMVLSKFVKTLIDTVRDEDLVGRLGGEEFAIVIPETSKERAGALADRIRNNVKAMRFNGDGGNFSISVSIGISEPAINETDIDPSLERADKALYEAKRAGRDRVVLADTPRRLIALEA, from the coding sequence GTGATTACGTATCCAATGCCACGGTTTGAACAGCAGAAAATCGAAGTTCTACAACGCTACAAGATCCTTGATGGATCGAAAGAATACGACACCAGCCACATACCACGGACGGTATCCCTCGTATTCGACATGCCCATGGTCATTGTCGCGCTGAATGAGCGCTACCGGAAGTGGTTCAAGTCATCCTGCAACATGACCGACGAACAGCACGACATTCTGCAAGGGTTCTGTGCCCACGCTCAGTTGTCGGACGCGGCGTTTTGCGTCGAAGATGCACGCGATGAAGAATATTTTGCTCGCGAAGAGGCCGTCCAGGGCGACCCTAATGTCGTCTTTTTCGCTGGCGCCCCGCTGCGCAATCCGGACGGAATTCGGTTCGGGACACTCTGCCTGATTGATCAGCGTCCCCGCACGCTCGACGCGATGCAGATGAACATTCTGAACAGTTTTGCGGCCATGTTGTCACAGGATATCTGCCTGCGCAGTGCTGGTCGTTACGCTTTGGCGGATCTGATCGAAACGGAAAAAGACAAAAGTGATCTGTACGGCCTCGCCATGACGGATTCACTTACCGGCGCCCTTAATCGCCGTGCGTTCTTCCGCTTCAGCGAACGCGAGATGAGCCGGACACGTCGGTATAATCTCGACATGTGCGTGATGATGCTGGACATCGACTTTTTCAAGAAGGTCAATGACGTGCACGGCCACAATGCCGGCGACATGGTGTTGAGTAAATTCGTCAAGACGCTGATCGACACCGTCCGGGACGAGGACCTGGTGGGACGTCTTGGTGGTGAGGAATTTGCCATCGTCATTCCTGAGACCAGCAAGGAGCGCGCTGGCGCCCTCGCCGACCGTATCCGAAACAACGTGAAGGCCATGCGCTTCAACGGCGATGGCGGCAATTTCTCCATTTCCGTCAGTATCGGGATCAGTGAACCTGCCATCAATGAGACCGATATAGATCCGTCACTCGAGCGCGCCGACAAGGCTTTGTACGAGGCCAAACGCGCCGGCAGGGACCGGGTGGTGCTGGCGGACACGCCGCGACGCCTCATCGCCCTGGAGGCCTGA
- a CDS encoding transglutaminase family protein, producing the protein MSTSAAIFHLTRYDYDRRVQLFPQIVRLRPAPHTRTSILSYSLKVFPEQHFINWQQDPFGNYLARLVFPEKTDRFEVQVDLVADLEAINPFDFFLDESAFNSPFSYDKELKEELEPYLQRVEGGSKFAELVRWAKDRFTSTAGVQREEDRLQTIDFLVEINQRINAEVGYTVRMEPGVQTPEETLSIGTGSCRDSGWLLVAVLRELGLAARFVSGYLIQLKADRKSLEGPSGPEEDFTDLHAWAEVYAPGAGWIGLDPTSGLFASEGHIPLAATPKPSSAAPISGATEKAEAKLHFDMKVSRVLETPRVTKPLDEGQVEAVINAGAAIDEILNREDVRLTLGGEPTFVATTDRDAGEWNIDAVGPTKRAFADRYLRRLQERFAPNGFLHHGQGKWYPGESLPRWAFALYWRTDGEPTWEAPEMIAREDQPKNATIDQAQLFAEGLAESLGLEADYATPAFEDPAEFMLREQKLAPNVDPIDNKLDDVETRTRLARVFDRGLESPAAFILPLQLAQAPARASKEMKQLARKRKFRWQSEKWQTRRQRLFLMPGDSPAGFRLPLQSLAHLPKNQRPEIIPLDPFAPREQLPTKIHHWEDRPISNAQAGEFDIPLVPIEEPGVNTNAALPGGPFSAGPAVRTALTVEPRNGILCAFMPPTATADEYIDIVNALEETALRTGIAIQIEGYPPPDDPRLNVIKVTPDPGVIEVNIQPAHNWAEQVDITRAVYEEAEKCGLEASKFMLDGRPTGSGGGAHVVVGGATPSDSPFLRRPDVLGSLIRYWQNHPSLSYFFSGMFIGPTSQAPRVDEGRESALYDLDIALSKLPHPEKAMGGECPPWLVDRLFRNLLVDVAGNTHRAEICIDKLYSPDGPTGRLGLVEFRAFEMPPHEDMNLAQQLILRALIAWFWKNPYTRPLNRFGTALHDRFMLPYYLRADLNAVLDEVSTGLGVRLDPSWYDAQFEFRFPHYGTIRHGGVDLELRAGLECWPVLGEEGSATGTARFVDSSVERLQVKVTGDFADRFDVSCNGYRVPLHDTERSDQRVAGVRFRTWLPSSALHPTIQPHAPLIFDIVDRAAGRSVGGCTYHATHPGGRNFEFRPVNSLEAEGRRRARFERIGHTPGPFHIYEPIRSEEYPTTLDLMRQ; encoded by the coding sequence ATGAGCACCTCTGCCGCTATATTTCACCTGACGCGTTATGATTATGATCGCCGGGTCCAGCTATTTCCGCAAATTGTCCGTCTGCGGCCCGCACCCCATACGCGAACCAGTATTTTGAGTTACTCGCTGAAGGTGTTTCCCGAGCAGCACTTCATCAATTGGCAACAGGATCCTTTCGGCAATTACCTGGCCCGACTGGTCTTTCCGGAGAAGACCGACCGGTTCGAGGTGCAGGTCGATCTGGTCGCCGACCTTGAGGCAATCAACCCGTTCGACTTCTTTCTCGATGAGAGCGCGTTCAACTCGCCGTTCTCCTACGACAAGGAGCTGAAGGAAGAACTCGAGCCGTATCTGCAGCGCGTCGAGGGCGGCAGTAAATTCGCGGAACTTGTCCGCTGGGCCAAGGATCGCTTTACCTCGACAGCGGGTGTCCAGAGAGAAGAAGACCGTCTGCAGACGATTGATTTCCTTGTCGAGATCAACCAGCGGATCAATGCGGAAGTGGGCTATACCGTTCGCATGGAACCGGGCGTGCAGACCCCTGAGGAGACGCTGTCCATCGGGACCGGCTCGTGCCGCGATTCCGGGTGGCTGCTCGTGGCCGTGTTGCGCGAGCTTGGCCTCGCCGCCCGTTTCGTCTCCGGCTATCTGATCCAGCTGAAAGCCGACCGGAAGAGCCTCGAAGGCCCATCAGGCCCCGAAGAAGATTTCACCGATCTGCATGCCTGGGCCGAAGTCTACGCACCGGGTGCAGGCTGGATCGGTCTCGACCCGACGTCAGGCCTGTTCGCCAGTGAGGGGCATATTCCGCTGGCGGCCACGCCAAAACCGTCAAGTGCCGCGCCGATCAGTGGCGCTACAGAAAAGGCCGAGGCGAAACTTCACTTCGACATGAAAGTGTCGCGGGTTCTCGAAACACCGCGGGTCACCAAGCCGCTTGATGAAGGGCAGGTCGAAGCCGTCATCAACGCAGGCGCCGCGATTGACGAGATACTGAACCGCGAAGACGTCCGTCTCACCCTGGGCGGCGAGCCCACTTTCGTGGCCACCACCGACCGGGATGCCGGCGAGTGGAATATCGACGCGGTTGGCCCCACGAAACGAGCGTTTGCCGACAGATATCTGCGCCGCCTGCAGGAGCGATTTGCACCGAATGGATTCCTGCATCACGGGCAGGGCAAATGGTATCCCGGCGAAAGCCTGCCCCGCTGGGCCTTTGCACTGTACTGGCGCACTGATGGAGAGCCGACCTGGGAAGCGCCCGAGATGATCGCGCGTGAGGACCAGCCAAAGAACGCAACAATCGATCAGGCGCAGCTGTTTGCCGAAGGTCTGGCTGAAAGCCTCGGGCTGGAAGCGGATTACGCCACGCCAGCCTTTGAAGATCCTGCCGAGTTCATGTTGCGCGAGCAGAAGCTCGCGCCAAATGTCGATCCTATCGACAACAAGCTCGACGACGTTGAAACGCGTACCCGGTTGGCGCGCGTCTTCGATCGCGGTCTCGAGAGCCCAGCCGCCTTTATCCTGCCATTGCAGCTGGCCCAGGCCCCGGCGCGGGCATCCAAAGAGATGAAACAGCTCGCCCGTAAACGGAAATTCCGCTGGCAGAGTGAAAAATGGCAGACCCGTCGCCAGCGTCTCTTCCTGATGCCCGGTGACAGTCCCGCCGGTTTCCGTTTGCCGCTCCAGTCTCTTGCGCATCTGCCGAAAAATCAGCGGCCGGAAATCATCCCGCTTGACCCGTTTGCACCGCGTGAACAGCTGCCGACGAAGATCCACCATTGGGAAGACCGGCCCATCTCAAACGCACAGGCCGGTGAGTTCGACATTCCGCTGGTGCCCATCGAGGAGCCGGGCGTGAACACCAACGCCGCCTTGCCCGGCGGACCGTTCTCGGCGGGTCCCGCTGTGCGCACGGCCCTGACGGTCGAGCCGCGCAATGGTATTCTGTGTGCGTTCATGCCGCCAACGGCGACTGCCGATGAGTATATTGATATTGTCAACGCGCTTGAAGAAACCGCGTTGCGGACCGGCATCGCGATTCAGATCGAAGGCTATCCGCCGCCCGACGACCCGCGTCTGAACGTCATCAAGGTGACACCGGATCCCGGCGTGATCGAGGTGAATATTCAGCCTGCCCACAATTGGGCTGAACAGGTGGATATCACCCGGGCTGTCTATGAAGAGGCTGAAAAATGCGGCCTTGAGGCATCGAAATTCATGCTCGATGGTCGCCCGACAGGCTCTGGCGGCGGGGCGCACGTGGTTGTCGGCGGCGCAACGCCCAGCGACAGCCCGTTCCTGCGCCGGCCGGACGTGCTCGGATCCCTGATCCGATACTGGCAGAACCATCCGTCCCTGTCCTATTTCTTCTCGGGCATGTTTATCGGCCCGACGAGCCAGGCACCGCGTGTCGATGAGGGACGTGAGAGCGCACTCTACGACCTTGATATTGCGCTCAGCAAACTGCCGCATCCCGAAAAGGCGATGGGCGGTGAATGCCCGCCATGGCTGGTCGACCGTCTGTTCCGGAACCTGCTGGTGGATGTTGCTGGCAACACGCACCGCGCGGAAATCTGTATCGACAAATTGTACAGCCCGGATGGTCCTACAGGCCGTCTCGGCCTGGTCGAATTCCGGGCATTTGAGATGCCGCCGCATGAGGACATGAACCTCGCGCAGCAGCTGATCCTGCGGGCACTGATCGCCTGGTTCTGGAAAAATCCGTACACCCGGCCACTCAATCGGTTCGGCACGGCACTGCATGACCGGTTCATGCTGCCCTATTATCTCCGGGCAGATCTGAATGCGGTGCTGGACGAAGTGTCGACCGGGCTTGGCGTTCGTCTTGATCCGTCCTGGTATGATGCGCAGTTCGAATTCCGCTTCCCTCATTACGGCACGATCCGCCATGGCGGTGTCGATCTCGAATTGCGGGCGGGTCTCGAATGCTGGCCTGTTCTTGGCGAGGAGGGGTCGGCCACCGGTACGGCACGGTTTGTCGACAGTTCTGTCGAAAGACTGCAGGTCAAGGTGACGGGTGATTTCGCTGACCGATTCGATGTGTCCTGCAACGGATACCGCGTGCCGCTGCATGACACGGAGCGGTCCGATCAGCGTGTCGCGGGGGTCCGCTTCCGCACCTGGCTGCCATCATCGGCGCTGCACCCCACGATCCAACCGCACGCGCCACTGATCTTTGACATTGTCGATCGGGCTGCTGGTCGTTCCGTCGGAGGCTGTACCTACCACGCGACCCACCCGGGTGGCCGGAATTTCGAATTCCGTCCGGTCAATTCGCTGGAAGCTGAAGGTCGTCGTCGCGCCCGGTTCGAAAGAATAGGGCACACGCCGGGGCCGTTCCATATCTACGAACCGATCCGTAGCGAAGAATACCCCACCACGCTGGACCTCATGCGCCAGTAG
- a CDS encoding squalene/phytoene synthase family protein, which yields METAAELLAAVSLAEPDHAAALAYYPDDKRAAGLALMAFAAEMRSVPLRVSEPMLGAIRLQWWREALDEVFGEGRVRAHPLVSALAVTLREAAHLNPPMLMMIDGTETFFSHADVTGAKAALDVAAVHDGGLAGGLVALLDPTAELEGWHKAGAAYGALRALVRAEPGGRTDIETPTARIARAPHAEQLRRELLAAFNAAWTAITPADQAVAPVAAALKSARTLGQGRRPGMLARRLMQFGTIARGK from the coding sequence ATGGAAACGGCCGCGGAACTTCTCGCGGCTGTTTCGCTTGCCGAGCCTGACCACGCCGCAGCGCTCGCCTATTACCCTGATGACAAGCGGGCCGCTGGCCTCGCGCTGATGGCGTTCGCTGCCGAGATGCGCAGCGTCCCCTTGCGCGTGTCCGAGCCTATGCTGGGGGCCATTCGCCTGCAATGGTGGCGCGAAGCCCTGGACGAGGTGTTCGGTGAAGGCCGTGTCCGCGCTCATCCGCTTGTCTCGGCGTTAGCGGTGACCCTGCGCGAGGCGGCGCATCTCAACCCCCCCATGCTGATGATGATTGACGGCACGGAGACGTTCTTCAGTCACGCGGACGTCACCGGCGCCAAAGCGGCGCTGGACGTCGCGGCGGTGCATGATGGGGGCCTTGCCGGTGGTCTCGTAGCGCTGTTGGACCCGACAGCCGAGCTTGAGGGCTGGCACAAGGCAGGGGCCGCCTATGGCGCGCTGCGGGCGCTCGTCCGGGCCGAGCCCGGGGGACGGACCGATATCGAGACGCCCACCGCCCGGATTGCCCGCGCGCCGCATGCTGAACAACTGCGACGGGAGTTGCTGGCGGCGTTCAATGCTGCCTGGACGGCGATCACACCTGCCGATCAGGCGGTTGCGCCGGTTGCGGCAGCTCTGAAGTCGGCGCGGACTCTGGGGCAGGGGCGACGCCCCGGCATGCTGGCCCGCCGGCTCATGCAGTTCGGCACGATTGCTCGCGGCAAATAG
- a CDS encoding peptidase — MTYCVALRLKAGLVMLSDTRTNAGIDSVSKFRKMFTWCVPGERALCLMTAGNLSITQSVITTLQEQIDDPNFVGDTMLTAPSLYRAAEILAQAMRDVMAKYAEGINSAGENSGASIILAGQRKGGKLRLYMIYSAGNFIEASEDTPFFQIGGFKYGKPILDRVVTEETSLEDGKTAAMLSMDSTLRSNLAVGMPLDLCVIPTSKYELSEYRRIEAEDPNFRALSEAWSQELRDSFVKMRAMPK; from the coding sequence GTGACCTATTGTGTTGCCCTCCGGCTCAAGGCCGGACTTGTCATGCTGTCCGATACCCGCACCAATGCCGGTATCGACAGCGTTTCAAAATTCAGAAAAATGTTTACTTGGTGCGTGCCCGGAGAAAGAGCCCTGTGCCTCATGACGGCCGGCAACCTCTCCATCACCCAGTCGGTCATCACCACACTGCAGGAACAGATCGACGATCCGAACTTTGTCGGTGACACCATGCTGACGGCCCCAAGCCTGTACCGGGCGGCCGAAATCCTGGCGCAAGCGATGCGCGACGTCATGGCGAAATACGCCGAAGGCATCAATTCCGCAGGCGAGAATTCCGGCGCCAGCATTATTCTTGCCGGTCAGCGCAAGGGCGGCAAATTGCGGCTCTATATGATCTATTCGGCAGGCAATTTCATTGAAGCATCCGAAGATACGCCCTTCTTCCAGATCGGCGGCTTCAAATACGGCAAGCCGATTCTCGACCGCGTGGTGACCGAGGAAACCTCGCTCGAGGACGGCAAGACCGCCGCCATGCTGTCCATGGACAGCACACTGCGATCAAATCTGGCCGTGGGCATGCCGCTTGATCTCTGCGTGATCCCGACCAGCAAATACGAGCTGTCAGAATATCGCCGGATTGAAGCCGAAGACCCGAACTTCCGCGCCCTGTCCGAAGCGTGGTCTCAGGAACTCCGAGACAGTTTCGTCAAGATGCGGGCCATGCCCAAGTAG
- a CDS encoding alpha-E domain-containing protein has translation MSMLARVASNLYWIGRYLERAENTARLLDTARRMAALPGPDGHHNEWESVLASSGSDYCFPETGNKNDPTDVVYHLVLAPSNPSSIYSSLQKARNNARSIREGLSWECWHTLNNLWLEFKDLTPMELSDASLPDIIETTKYGCMTVNGSIESTVLRNETYHFVRLGTFSERADSTARILDVKYFSLLPPGEPIEGALDSYQWMTLLTATSTRRLFRRIYGTDLRAETVSDLLIKNDDCARSLVFCISQICDHLSHLSDLYDRQLGAMSAASTIRDEFVERSVDDIIIGGLHDYLGAFMRANNSLAQDISRDFYFEPVNETSDTDK, from the coding sequence ATGAGCATGCTCGCGCGGGTTGCTTCGAACCTTTACTGGATCGGCCGCTATCTGGAGCGGGCCGAGAATACGGCACGCCTTCTTGATACAGCGCGTCGCATGGCGGCCCTTCCGGGGCCTGACGGCCATCACAATGAATGGGAATCCGTTCTGGCGAGCTCGGGCAGTGATTACTGCTTCCCCGAGACCGGGAACAAGAATGACCCGACCGACGTCGTCTATCATCTGGTCCTGGCGCCATCCAATCCGTCGTCGATCTATTCGAGCCTGCAGAAGGCGCGCAACAACGCCCGGTCGATCCGCGAAGGTCTGTCGTGGGAATGCTGGCACACGCTCAACAATCTTTGGCTTGAGTTCAAGGACCTGACGCCGATGGAGCTGTCGGATGCCAGCCTCCCGGATATCATCGAAACAACGAAATATGGTTGCATGACAGTCAATGGCTCAATTGAGTCCACCGTCCTGCGCAATGAAACCTATCACTTCGTCCGTCTGGGAACGTTCTCTGAACGGGCTGACAGCACGGCGCGTATTCTCGACGTGAAATATTTCAGCCTGCTGCCGCCGGGTGAACCGATCGAAGGCGCTCTCGATTCCTATCAGTGGATGACGCTTCTGACAGCGACCAGCACCCGCCGCCTGTTCCGCCGCATTTACGGGACAGATCTGCGCGCAGAAACTGTGTCCGACCTCCTGATCAAGAACGATGACTGCGCGCGGTCGCTCGTCTTCTGCATCAGCCAGATCTGTGACCACCTCTCGCACCTGTCTGATCTGTATGACCGGCAACTTGGCGCCATGTCGGCAGCAAGCACCATACGCGATGAATTCGTGGAACGGTCGGTCGATGACATCATTATTGGTGGCCTGCACGACTATCTCGGTGCGTTCATGCGCGCCAACAATTCGCTGGCGCAGGACATCTCTCGCGATTTTTACTTCGAGCCCGTCAACGAGACGTCAGATACTGACAAGTGA